The Sulfurimonas sp. HSL3-2 genome segment TAAACGGTACAAGTGATATCACATTAGAGTCAGTCGTTATCTCTACTGGTGTCGGTACCGGTATCGGTGCTTTATCTGAAATAATCAATAAATCTTCTGATAAAACAGGTATTCGTGCTTCTTGGCAGGTATCTGAAACAGGTTCAACTGGAATTCTTTCAGGAACAATCTCAGGATTGACACTAAACGGTGTGACAATCGGACTCGTCGATGTTAAAGCAAACGATAAAGACGGTGCTCTTGTTGCAGCTATCAACGCTGTTAAAGATTCTACGGGTATCGTTGCTTCTGTTGACAGCAGAGGTCGTCTGACATTAACGTCAACTGACGGTAGAGGTATCAAGATCTCCGGTACAAACTTAGACTCAGTCGGTGGACTTGCTGCAGCTGCAGTTGAGAACTATGGACGTTTAAGTTTAACTCGTCTTGACGGTAAAGATATCCGCGGTATCTCTGCTGTAGGTGTTGGTTATTCAGCTACTGCTGAAGCTACTGTAAACCTTAGAGGGACAAAAGGTGTTATCAGTCCGAATATCGCAAGTGCGATGGGATTCAATGCAAACTCAAATGCAGAAAATCTTACAGCAGATAAAACAGCAGGTGTTACGACACTAAAAGGTGCTATGGCTGTTATGAGTATTGCTGAAACTGCACAAAAAATGCTTGACCGTGTTCGTTCAGACCTTGGTTCTGTACAAAACCAACTTGTTTCTACTGTAAACAATATCTCGGTAACTCAAGTTAACGTAAAAGCTGCGGAATCTCAGATCCGTGATGTAGACTTCGCTGCAGAGAGTGCAAACTTCTCTAAACTGAACATCTTGGCACAATCTGGTTCATTTGCTATGAGTCAGGCTAATGCTGTTCAACAAAATGTATTGAAATTATTACAATAATTTCAATCATTTCTTTAGAAAATGTGCTTAAATTACTAGCGTAAGCTACGGGTATATTTCTTTAGAAAACCTTCTTAAGCTACTTCAGTAGTTTTCTATCTAAAGATAAAGCTTTTAGGCTTTATCTTAATCTTTCGGTAAACAGTTATTATTTCTACACTCTATGACTATCGCACTTCTTCCTCTAGTTATGGCAGTTACCTGAGCTTCTAGTCCACCTGCAAGTGAGAACAGCCAGTATTTGTGCTTTTGTATCCATTCGACAAGTTTCTCTTTTTTCTCTTCATCTGTATTACTTGACTGGATAACAAGTTTAGCAAGATCGAGTTCCTGATGGAATATATAAGACTGTACGGTATCTATATACATCTTTGAAAACTCTAAGCTCTCTATTCTTTCTTTGATAAGGTCGATCTCATCCATGAGTTTTAGTAAAGAGTCATAGTCTATTTCACTCTTTTGTATTGTATCTATATGTTCGCACTCAGCAGACACCTTTAAAAAGAGCTCTTCTACATCTTTTTTCAGTTCAAGACCGTAATCCAGCATCTCTGCCGTCTTTGTATACGCTTCTTTGAGAAGTTCTATATAACTCTCATGATCGACTTTCTCTAAGGATATCTTCGATTTCTTCTTCTCTTTTGCTACAAAAGATGCGAGGACATCTTTAAAAGGCATCTCTATAGAGCCTGTGATCCTTGCACCTCCTTCTGTAGAGTTATATGTCTTGATGTTATGCTCGTTTGCTTCATCTATCGCACGTTCAAAATAGTTTTTAAACATATCCCAGATATATGTCGTACGTATAAAACCCTCTCCACCGTATCGGACTACTTCAAGATCGTTATTGGACTGCTTGACTTCGGATTCGCTGAATATATGTCCTTTTGAATGACTTTTGCCATCATCGGAATATGCCAGATCCTGTCCTATCAAGACTACTTTATCGTATCTCATCAATAGTGCTAACTGATAACCCATATTTGCAGCACTCATACCTGCACCAAGATATCCGAAATCTTTAAAATCGTAATAGCGCATATATGCCAAAGGACGCATCGATAAAAGCAGTTTTCTATTTTGTAAATTATTGACAGTTTTTTGATGTGTCAAAGATGAGACAACAAAGTAAGTGTCTTTTACCAGTTCGTCATCCAAGTCTTCAAAAAACTTGGAAGTAAGAGGAACTCTTTCCATCGATACGACAAGGTCAGGTTTGATCCCCTCTTTTTGCAAAATAGGCAAAGATGCATCAATACAGACGATAGTGACATAATCAGCATACTCTTTAAGCAGTGGAAGCTGCTTTGCAAGTGAAGGACCTGTTGAGACGACTACGGCAAGATCACTGTTCTTACTTGCTAAAAGATCTGACGTCTTATAGTTTTGTAACATCACGGGAAGATTATTGATATGCTGTTCTATCCCAATAAGTGAATCGGTGGCATCGTTTCCATGCCCTAGAACCATATGTTTATATGCTCTGATGACAGTAGTATTTACATCGATTATATTTTGAGAATAGTTGTCTTCATAGTAGTGAGAGTGGATATGCATATCATATATTTTTGCATACGGTTTTATATCGCCTTTATAGATTATTTTTACCGCGTTTGCAAAGTTAAAAGAGTCTGCGCTTTTTATGATGACTCTTTCAGAAGCAATGTCTTCTGCTATATCAATAAAGTTCAATGCGATATAGATCATCTCAATATCAGGTTCTACAATCACAAGGTGTTTTAGAGATTCATTTTGCAGCAGAGCTTTTGTAAGCAGACCGTTGCCGATCCCGTAAAAAAACAGTACAGGGAATCTAATATAATGCTCTTGAATATTTTCAAGAGTTCTTTCCAACTCTTCTAACGGTTTCACATACAAAAAGTTTTTTGTCTGGTTATTCATAATATTGATATCAAGAGGATCTTTTCCTTGATACACATCGAATTTGGTGTTTTCCTGAATCGAAAAAAGTGAGACTCCAAGTAGCGGATCAACTTTTATTAGTGCTTCAAGGTTCTTTTTGTAAAAATCTTGCATATACCCTCTTTATTTTGTTATATCGTTATAAGACAGTCTGTCGCCTTTGGATAGATCATGAGTAAATCTACTTCCAAGAATATCACTGAGATGTTTTGGATGAAGTCCATAGCCAGGGCGTACAGAACGAATATTTTTTTCTGTAATGATCTCTCCGGCTTTTACGTCTTCTGCTATATAGAGACTTCTGCTGAACTGTCTGCTTTTTCTTTTTTTATCGTTCATAGTGTAGTCAACTTTACCTAAAAGTTTTTCGGTGTCTCTTATGGCGTTTATCATATGGGAAAACTCTTGTTTATCCATTGAAAAGTCTGCATCGGCTCCGCCTATAGACCTGTCTAAAATAAAATGCTTTTCAATCACCTTCGCCCCCAGCGTCACAGCTGCGATAGGTGCCGTACTGCCAAGTGTATGGTCTGAAAATCCCGAGATCACTCCAAATGTCTGAGCAAGATTCGGTATAGTCAAAAGATTTGCATCTTCAAGCGGTGCCGGATAAGCACTTGTACATTTTAAAAGAACTATATCATTATTGCCTGCACTTTTGCAAATATCGACCGCATCTTGTATCTCATCGATTGTGGCGATTCCTGTTGAGATGATCATAGGTTTGCCTTTTGATGCAGTGTATCGTATTAGTTCATAATCCGTTATCTCAAATGAAGCGATCTTGTATGCCGATGGATCGAACTGCTCTAGAAAATCGACGGCACTCTTATCAAAAGGGCTTGAAAATATGTCGATACCGATACTTCGGGCATATGTAAAAAGTTCTTCGTGCCATTCCCATGGAAGATAGGCTTCTTTATAAAGATCGTAAAGCTTTTTGCCATCCCAAAGAGTTCCGCCTTTGATGATAAAATCATCTTTTTCACAATCAAGCGTAAGCGTATCGGCTGTGTAGGTCTGAAGCTTTATCGCATTTGCACCGATCTCTTTTGCCGCTTTGATCGTCTCTTTTGCAATATTTATATCTCCTCCGTGGTTTGCGCTGAGTTCAGCGATGATATATGTACCGTCATTTATTAAGTCAAAATTACCTATTTTCATTTTTAAGCTCCAAACGTATTACTTCTTTGTTATTGATATTGTTTTTACCGATCTCATTAAAACCATATTTTTTGTAGAGATTGTATGCTCTAGAGTTTTCACTAAAGACCTCTGCGAAGATACTTTTTACTTTTAAAGTATCAAAGGAGTACTCGATGATCGTCTCAAGCAGGATGCTTCCAAGCCCCTTTGTCGCGACTTTGCTATAAATGCCCATCTCCAGAGTTTCTGAATTGATATCCGTAAAATTGATGACGCCGATATACTCATCATCTTTTTTTACCAAAAAGTATAGCTTTTCTTTTCGATTTTTTAAACTATCGATAAAATTCAAATGGTTTTCTAACGATATGTCACTATCGGTATACATCCATTTTTTTATATCGGGATGGTTTCTCCAAGAGAGTACCATCTTTTTCTCTTCCATGGTAAGATCGACAAAATTTATTAATGTGATGTTATTCATTGTCCAACTTTTTCAATATTGCAGATAGATGCTTCTGCAGATCTTTTTTGTCAAATTTTTTAAGGGTCGGATATTTTTTCTTTTTGAGAAAATCATACATATCATTTTGATTTGAAGCGGTTTTGATCGCTATAAAAGGAAGTCCCATAAAGGAGACTTCATTGAGGGTGACACTGGGAGTCACGATCGCAAGATCGCTGTTTCGCATCAGTTTGGCTACTTTATCGGAGTTTACATGTACCTGTATCCACTTCTTGTCTTTGACATAATCTTTGAGTTCATTGATATTTTTATTGGCGGTTGTCGTTACGACATCGACTTTGATCTTTTTAAAGTTCTTCAATACTTTGAGTATTTTGATATTAAGATTTTTTGTATCTGCCCCGCCCATTGCTAAAAAGAGGTGTCTTACTTTTTTCTTTGTTGTTCTGTTTTTTTTCTTTTTTTCTTTTAAGAACTCGTCTCTTAGAAGTGTATATTTTTTACCGCATCGAAGTTCGCATTCTTGGGGTACTAGACCTTTGTATTTTTTAGAATCTGCATAAATATTATGGTTTAAAAGAATGTCGCAGTCGTGTTTTTTATAATTGTCGTCAAAGACTAGGATCTTCGCTTTTGAATTTTTCTTGATAAAGCTTTCATATTCATGATCGATACCGTAATGATCGATTATCAGCATCTCTATGTGTTTTGAATCTAAGACACTCAGGAGCTCCTCTTTAGCGTCCGAATGCAGAGGTATGACTTGATATCCTGCTTCTAAGATCTTATGGTTTATATTTCCGTCAAGATCCTGCGTCGCAAAGGATATTTTGGTATGGGGATCATCTTTGTGCAGTTGTGCGGCTAAGACGAGATCTCTCATAATATGACCTGTACCGATAGTTGATGATGAGTCTGCTCTAAATAAAATATGCACTATTTCGGACCTTTCATAATTCATAGTATAATTATAGCTACAAATGCCGTGAAACGGGATATGTATAAGGAATTTACCATAATGAACGGCAATGAGCGCAAAAATATACGAAGCGGTATCCGCGTGGCTATAGTATTAAAACAGGACCAAGACACGGGAAAATTGACTGACGGTGTCGTTAGAGATATTTTGACAAAGTCTCCTACGCATCCACACGGCATAAAAGTACGACTTATGAGCGGCGAGGTCGGGCGTGTTAAAGAGATACACGGCTAGATGACACTGTATGTAGACGGGGATGCCTTTCCCAATCTTTTAAAACCCATTCTCTTAAGAAGTATAGAGAGACTCGGACTCACAACCTTCGTGATCGCAAACAAAAAGATCAATATCGGTGCAAGTGAGTTTGTAACATATCTCATAGTAGAACAGGGTGCCGATGAGGCTGACCACCGCATTGTCGAGATGGTTGAGGAGAATGACCTTGTCATCACTGCGGATATCCCTCTTGCAGACCGCGTCATAGCTAAAAATGCCCATGCGATAGATCATCGCGGGGAACTGTATAGCGTAGACAACATTAAACAGTATCTGGCAATGAGAAATCTGATGGAATCGATCCGGGAGAGCGGAGAGATGACAAAAGGGCCGAAACCTTTTTCACAAAAAGATGCTCATGAGTTTGCAAATCAGTTCAATGCGTTTTTAGCCAAACAGTTTAAAGATTAAAAACTGCATCCTCTGTAACTGTATTTTTCTATCACTTCTAAAAATGTGTCGGCGACGAACTTGGCATCTTCGTGACTCATCTCCTGATGGCACGGGATAGAAAGCTCGCAGCGGTAAAAGTCATCGCTTACATGTAGATGTGTCTCACCGAACATCTTTTTATAAAAACTGTTCTGGTAAATGGGCTTGTAGTGTACCTGCACACCGACACCTTTGTCTTGTAGTTCTGCAAAGATATTCTCTTTTGGACAAGCAAGTGCCGGACTAAGGACGATGGGGTAGAGATGTCTTGATGAACGAGTGTTCATATCCGGCTTTACGGTAGTAAAAAGATTGTGCCCTTGAAATCTCTCATCATAATAGTTGGCGATCACCTCTCTTTTTTCTAAAAACTCATCGATCCTTTTTAGCTGACTGCGTCCAAGTACCGCTGCAAACTCAGTGAGTCTGAAGTTGTGCCCCAAAGCGATCATATCGGAGTTCCAATACTGCTTTTTGACGATCCCGTGTGAACGAAACAGTTTGAGGCTCTGTGCAAACTCTTCATTGTCTGTCACGATACATCCGCCCTCTCCGGTAGTAAGCGGTTTGATGGCGTGAAAACTGAAGATGGTCATATCACTGAAGGTACCGATCTTTTTGCCCTCTACTTCGCTTCCAAAGGCATGGGAAGAGTCCTGGATGACTAAAAGATCATGTTTTTTCGCTATCTCATTGATCTTTTGTATCTCAACGGGTTTTCCTGCAAAGTCAACAGGGACAATAGCTTTTGTTTTAGGAGTGATAAGGCGTTCAATGAAACGTTCATCGATATTGCCGTCAAGTTTTACATCACACCAGACGGGCTTTGCACCAAGGGAGATAAACATGTTTGATGTTGCGACAAAGCTGATGGGCGAGGTAATGATCTCATCATCCTCTTTTATGCCGGCAACACTATAAGCTGCTAAAAGAGCCGATGTCGCAGAGTTGAACGTGACGGCATATCTGCATCCGATATATTCACATATCGCATTTTCGAAGAGTTCGACCTCTGCACCTTGTGTAAGATGAGAACTTTGCAGTACTCTTATGACTTCATCTATATCTTCTTGGTTTATGCTTTGGCGGGAGTAGGGGATCATTGTAGGATGTTCAGCCTTGAAGTCTCTTCAGTATGTGTGGATTCTAGAAAAGAGATATTGTCTTTTATCTTTTTCATTGTAATCGATGTTTCATTTTTGAGATCTTTAAGAAGTTTATCTGCCTGTTGAAACAGATAGAAAGCTTCCTCCATCTCGGAGATATCTTCAAACTGAGGCATACTTGTCATCAGATCATCTATTTTTTTTGTATCTTTGGTTACGATTGCCGCTTTAAACTCATTGAGCCACATTCGTTTCATCTCTCCAGGCATCTAAAAGACCGCGTACGACCTGATTTACTTCATCCAAATAGCTTTCTTTGTTCTCAAAGTTGGCTTTTGTTAAAAGTGTTAGCTGGTAAGTATAAAGTCCATGCAGATAGATCGATATATCACCCTGTTTTACATCCAAAGAGTTGATAAGTTCCGTAAAGATCGCATTTGAACGGTTTATCCAATATGTACGCTTCTCTATATCATCGTCTTTTATCGCACGTTTTGCCTGAGTATTAAAACGTAAAATACCTTCATACAGCATCTCGATAAGTTTTTGTGGAGATTCGACTCCGACATTATTTTGGGCGTACGTATTGTATGCATTTGTTTGGTACATCACTGTTTCCTTTAGTTATTAGTGCCGTTTACTGCCATAGTTATCTGTTGTTGAAGACTAGAAAACTGGTTGTTCATCCTGCTGATAATAGAATCATATTCAACGAATCTTGCTGTCATAGTGTCATATCTGCTGTTAAGCAGAGCAAGCGCTCTTTCTTTGTCTGTTGCAAGAGACTTGGCTTCGCTAACAAATCCATCATGCATAGCAGTTAAAGTACCATTGGTCTTAGTCAGATTTTGTATATTTTTATAAAGAGTGTTGAAGACACCGTCCGTTGTCGTCGTATTGCCGCTTGCATCGACTGTAGTCGTACCGCTGAAGTAGTTAGCCATAGCAGTTGGACTTTCAGCCATCTTGGTATCGAAGTCAGAACTGTTAAAACTTAACGTCCCGTCTCTGTTCACATCGACACCGTACTGAGCAAGACCTAATCCATCACTGTTTACGGATGTAAGTATTCTTCTTATATCTCTTCCTATGCTGTTGATCGAATTGTTCCCGTTAAATATACCGATTTTTCCTGCTTCGACATCTGTAAGAGTCATAGAGTCAAGTTGTTTCACCATAGTGTTATAGCTGTCTACGAGAGACTGCAGGTTGTCTTTTATAGGTTGAGCATCTTGAGTGATATTTATATTGGCAGTAGCCGCGTTCTCAAGAAGATTGATGGTCACTCCGACAGTGATATCGGTGATCGTATTTGTCGGTCTAGTCAATGTGATACCGTTATATTTAAAAGAAGCATCAGAAGCTGTTTGGATATCCGTCACACCTCCACTCACAGCTGTCGCTCCTGTTGTTAGACTAGTACTTAAAGTTCCCGGTCCCTGGTCTGTTATCGTAATAGGCTGATTTTCTGCACCGTTTTTTGCTGTTAAGACAAGACTGTATTGCCCGTTAATATCTCTAATAACGCTTGCACTTACGCTTGCACTTGCTGTCGCATCACTATTTATCATATCTGCCAGACTTGAAAGTGAGGTAGTAGCATCATAGGTAAAGTTTGTATTTACTCCGGCTGCATTAAGTGTCAATGTACCTGTAGTACCGCCTGTAATAGATTCTGTTTTTGTAGCAAACGCTCCGGATGTCAATGTATCATTGAGGAGATTGGCATTTAAACTACCCGGTCCGGTAGTAGTTCCAAGGTCGGTAAGGCTGATCTGCTGGTCTTGTCCTGTTGTCTTTGAATTGATTACCAGACTGTAAGACCCTGTACCTATTTGAAGGATACTCGCACTGACATCACTGCCTGCTATATCATTGATCTTAGTTTTTAGATCATCATATGAAGTAGTTGCATCATATGCTATCTGATAGTCGGTTCCGTTGACATTTAGGTTCATAGTACCAGAACCGCTGGCAACAAAGTCAGTCGATGCGGCAAATGTCCCGGATTGCATAACATTTGTAGTTGCAAGTTTAGTATCGGAGATAGAGAAAGTCTGTACATCGACACCTGTAGCAGCTGTTACACTTACACCTGAGTTTGTGCCAGATACAGTACGTCTTTGATATAAAGAGCTGTCTTGAAGTGAGTAAACAGATGAGCTAAAAGATGTCGTTAGACTTTGTAATAGATCCAGTGCCTGCTGCTTTTGTGTATTGAGTGTTATTTTATTATCGATTGGTGTAATAGTCAGTTTTTGTTCGTTTGCTTTTAGCTTGTCGATAACATCTGAAGTTAAAACACCAGAACCTACACCTAAAGAGCTAATAAGTCCAGCCATAACAGATCCTTTTTTCTAAATTTGTTTAGTTTTATTTATCTTGAGGGTATAATCGACAGAGTCTAGAGAATCTTTAATTAAGTTATTTGACAAGCAAAAATAGTTCCAATTACCTTTTTTTAACGACTGCGAATCTTTGTGGTCTTATGGTTATATCTGTTATGCAGGCGCCGTTTCTCATATCCAAAACATTCTGCACTACATCGGCTATATCTTCGGCTTCAAGCCTTTTGTCAAACTCTTCTGAAGGATTAAAACGCAGAGACTCAAAAAATGCTGTGTCCGTCATATCCGGATTTATGCTTACTACATTGACTCCGCTTTTTCTTACCTCTTCAAAGAGGGACTGGCTAAAAGCACGAAGACCTGTTTTTGTCGCTGTGTAGATCGCAGAGAACTTTGATGAGCGCAGTGCTTCTATAGAGGTTATGTTAAAGATGACCCCTTGATTGAACTTTAATACTCTTAGCAGGGCATTGCTCAGTATCATTGGTGCCGTCAGGTTAAGGGCTACCATTTTGGAGATGGTTACAGTGTCTATCTCTTCATGAGGTTCAAAAACTCCAAATCCTGCGACATTGCAAAGTATAGATACGGATGGATCCGTCTGTAGAACAGGGACGATAGCATTGAGCTCGAACTCATCACTCAAGTCGCAGGCAAGCGTACTGAAATTTGGATGTTGTATAGGGTCTGTATCTATCTCTCTGCTGATGCCCATCACATCATATCCAAGTTCTAAAAGTCTGATAGAGATCGCTTTTCCGATCCCGCTGCTCGCTCCCGTTACTACTGCAATTGCCATGTTCTAATCCTTGTCTCTGGTATATATTCTAATGCTTTTTGCGTCATTACATGTAAGATCTCTTGTTCAATGGTCTTACCGTAGGAGACGATCCCCTCTTTTACGTCGTAGGGATAAAAAGCGATATCGCTTCGTTTTAACTTTTTCATTCTCTTGAGATGTGTAGAACTCATCCTAAAACTGCCGAGTGTCAGTTGAAATAGTTTGTCAGGTTCTATTGTACAAAAAAGTTGCTCTATTAATGATGGATAGAGTTCATGAAACTCCTCGTTATAGATAACGGGATCGATACACACTCTGACTCTCCATCCTGCTTCAACTGCCTCTTTTATCGATTTTAATCTGCTCTGCAGGGAGGGAGTTTTATGCTCATAAGAGTCTATGATCTTTTGTGGAGACAGTGTCCATGCAAGCACTGTCTGTTCACTAGATGCAAGGTGTCTTATCGCTTTAAAGTTTGCACTTTTTGTACGGATCTCCAGATGAAGGTTAGGGTTCTTCTGGGCATGCTCTATCCATGCATTTGTATGTGATGTTATCGACTCTATTGCCAATGTATCGGTATCGTAAGAGATGGCGATAAGGGTCGGCTTCTCAAGGTAGGGAGTAAGTGCATCGAAAAAGTCTGCCGTATTGACAAAAAAGACACTGTTGGCAGAGTTGTACATCCCCGAAAGATAGCAGTACTCACAGTCATACAGACAGCCGAGTATCGAAGGAGTATAAAAGAAGTTCTCATATTCAAAACCGTCGCTGTAGTATGAACCTTCATATAAAAACGGTGCACTGCGGCGTGCCAAGATGAGGTTTTTGCTTCTGCTTTGTACGGCAAAGTCCTGATTGGGACGGTTAAACACATCTTTATAGTGCTTGATGATGATAATCTTGGATTTTGAGAACTTGGCTCTTATCTCTTTTGTTAAAGGTTCATCTAAAACGCTCTCTTCTATATAAAGATGCGAGAAAAGATCAGAGTGTGAGGGTTTTGATAAGCTGTTCAAGATACTCGCTCCTTTGTAGTTTTGAGAGTTTTTCATCAGGCAGCTTTATGCCGCTTTCATGTAAAGTGCCCTTTTGGTATAAAGGTTGTCCGCGGTGAAATTTGTAATAGTAGCAAGCATCGACAAACCGGTCAGACTGAGCTTTTGTCAACTGTTCAGATATCTCTTGAATAAGTTCTTTCTCATCTGCCGTAAATATCTCACCTTTTTTGATCACATATCTTGCGGAGGATAGGACCTGCTCAAGATCCTGCATGTTTTTGGATATCAGCTCTTGTGCAAGTTCTTTTGTCACGGCTTGCGGTTCAAAATGATCGGATACGACTTTAAAAAACAGTATCTGATGAGTACGAAAAAATCTTGAAGCGGCTTTATATACCCCGTAACTTTCCATATCGGCAGGAGTCTGCAGGACATTTTCTACAGGCTCATCTACAGACAGTATATCGCTCTCTTTTAACTGATGTTCAAAGAGGATGTCTGGAAAATAGGAGTGTTCTTTGTAGTTTATCTTGTGGATAAGCAGAGCCTCGCCTATCTTAAAATTTTTTGGAGCAGCACAGATACCGATGTTTACAAGCAGATCATTTTCATTGGGCGGGCAATGCCCTAAAAGAGCACTTGTCGCCATCATCGCGTTGAGGATGCCCATTCCGCTAATGATGAGTTTTATCTCTTCGTTTTCAAATAGAGTAAAGGGCAGAGAATGAACTCTTTTTAACCTGTATTTCTCTACAATAG includes the following:
- a CDS encoding SDR family oxidoreductase, with the protein product MAIAVVTGASSGIGKAISIRLLELGYDVMGISREIDTDPIQHPNFSTLACDLSDEFELNAIVPVLQTDPSVSILCNVAGFGVFEPHEEIDTVTISKMVALNLTAPMILSNALLRVLKFNQGVIFNITSIEALRSSKFSAIYTATKTGLRAFSQSLFEEVRKSGVNVVSINPDMTDTAFFESLRFNPSEEFDKRLEAEDIADVVQNVLDMRNGACITDITIRPQRFAVVKKR
- a CDS encoding spore photoproduct lyase family protein, whose protein sequence is MNSLSKPSHSDLFSHLYIEESVLDEPLTKEIRAKFSKSKIIIIKHYKDVFNRPNQDFAVQSRSKNLILARRSAPFLYEGSYYSDGFEYENFFYTPSILGCLYDCEYCYLSGMYNSANSVFFVNTADFFDALTPYLEKPTLIAISYDTDTLAIESITSHTNAWIEHAQKNPNLHLEIRTKSANFKAIRHLASSEQTVLAWTLSPQKIIDSYEHKTPSLQSRLKSIKEAVEAGWRVRVCIDPVIYNEEFHELYPSLIEQLFCTIEPDKLFQLTLGSFRMSSTHLKRMKKLKRSDIAFYPYDVKEGIVSYGKTIEQEILHVMTQKALEYIPETRIRTWQLQ